GCCCCTCCAACAACAGCCCCCGTGCGTGATCTACCCGTACACGTTCGACAAACTGGCTGGGCGTGCAGCTCATTTCACGCTTGAACCGCCGCGACAAAGTGCGTTCATTCATGTTGCCAACCCGGCTGAGGGCATCGATTGTCCAGTTGTTTTCCGGTTGTGAAACGACCTGTTCAATCAGTTTGGACAGATCTGTGCTATCCGAAAACTGGCTGGGCAGATGGACCGCGAATTGGCTTTGCCCGCCAGACCTGCGCAATTGAATAACCAGCTCCCGCGCGCAATCCAGAGCGACCTTGGCACCGCAATCTTGCCGTATGATGTGCAGAGCCAGATCAATGCCCGTGGTCACCCCGGCAGACGTAAATACGTTGCCTGAGATGCAGAATATTTTATCGAGATCCCAACGTACCTGATCATAGGCTTGTATGTCCTTTGACCGTGTCCAATGCGTTGTCGCTTCGCGATCGTCCAAAACCCCGGCTGCCGCCAGGATCAACGCGCCGGAACAGATCGAAATGAGACGATGTTCGTTTGGGTTCGCCTTTCGATCGCGGATGATGTCAAGAAGGTGGTTGTGGGTCAGCAAAGGTTCAACGCTGCCGCCGGGTATCAGGAGGTCGCCGCGGGCCGATCCTGCTTCCAGCATGGCATCCGCCCCCAACAGCAACCCGCAAGACGCTCGAACCGCAGCACCGTCGAGAGTCACAAACCGAAGCTCATAGGGCTTGCGACCATGGACTTGCGCCGCTTCAAACGCTTGGACAGGGCCCGAGACGTCCAAAAGGTTGACCCCGTCAAAAAGTAGAATTTCGATTGAACGCCGCATGGATGGAGTCCGTTTTTGATGCTTGATTGTCATATCTGACAATCAGAAAAGTCGATATATGGCAAGTGTTAACAAAAAAGTGCACCAAATGACTGGGCTCAGCCTTCTTCAAAACCGGAATTTTTTCGGACTTCTCACGGCCAATACTGTGCTTGGCTCTGCCATGCCGATCCTGATCATTCTTGGGGGGCTGGCTGGCCTGATGCTCGCCCCCAACACCGCATTGGCGACACTGCCAGCATCGGTGCAAACCTTGGCGGGGCTTGTCTGTGCTGCGCCAATATCCTTGTTGATGGGGCGTCTAGGGCGAAAGCTGGGTTTCTTTCTGGGCGGAGCATTGGCCATTCTGGGCGCGGTTTTGGGAGCGTATGCCTTGATGGCTGCCTCCTTCGTCCTGCTCTGTTTGGCCCATTTCATGTTGGGCATCGCCCTTGCGTCCTATCAGTATTTTCGGTTTGCGGCGGCAGAGGTGGTTGAAGCTGCCTGGCAACCAGTGGCGATCTCGCTGATGTTGACTTCAGGTTTGGTGGCGGCGTTTCTCGGCCCGCAAGTGTTTATTGCGGCAAAGGATGCCTATGCAGGGATCCCGCTTCTGGGTGCATATTTGGCAATCGCCGCGCTGTCGGTTGCAGGGGTCGTGCCTCTGGTCTTCGTCCGCATTCCAAAAACCTCGTCCCCTCTCGAAAAAGGAACATCCTCGAGGCATCTTGCCTGGTCCGCTTTGCGCCGACCCGAGGTGCGGGGTGCCATTTTGGCCGGGGCTCTGGCGCAGGGGGTTATGGTTTTTCTAATGGTCCCAACCCCGATTGCCATGATTGGTTGCGGATTTGATGAGGCCATCGCGGGCGACGTCATCCGCTGGCACGTGGTGGCGATGTTTGCACCGAGTTTTTTCACCGGCTTTCTCATCAAACGGTTTGGCGCAATCAGAATTGTTCTGCTGGGGTTTGCCATGCTCATCGCATCTGCATGCATTGCCGCAAGCGGGATAGCTTCTCAGCATTTCTACCTATCACTGATCTTGTTGGGCACGGGTTGGAATTTTGGCTTCATTGGAGCCACGAGTATGCTGGCAGCATGCGTCACGATCCCCGAAAAGCCCGCAGTCCAAGGATTGAATGACACGTTGATCGCTTTGTCTTCGACTGTTTTTGCCTTCCTCGCGGGCGCGATCATTGCGGTCTACAGCTGGCCCATTCTGGCGGGGATCGGATTGGCGATTGTCCTGTTGGGACTTGCTGGTCTGCTGGTTACAGGTCGCATTCAGCGCCGCGCTGGCGCCAATTGATATCAAGTTCATTCATCTGGAAAACAAATGTCATCAATCGATTTGGATTCTGCTGCGGCAGTACTTTTTGCAATTGCGGCAACCGGTCTGCTGGGCTCGCCCGGTCCGGCGATTGCGGCGCTCCTGGCCGTGGGGCGCACATTTGGCTTGAAAGATGGCATGCGCTTTTATCTGGGCTTGCAGCTGGGGTTAGGCACGGCTGCCGCTATCAGTGCGGCAGGTCTCATTTCGCTTTTTGTGGCTTTTCCTGCGGTTCAAACGGTTATGGTCATTATCGCCACGGCCTATCTGCTGTATCTCGCCTGGAAAATCGGAAGCGCACCTGTCTCACCTAAGGCCCAACAGAAACCACAGCCACCACGGGGCGGTTTTCTGATGGCGGGAGTTGTCCTGGGGATGACCAATCCCAAGGCCTATGTTGCCTTCGCGTCGCTTATGGGCAGCTACACCTTGGTCACGA
This window of the Sulfitobacter mediterraneus genome carries:
- a CDS encoding GlxA family transcriptional regulator, with the translated sequence MRRSIEILLFDGVNLLDVSGPVQAFEAAQVHGRKPYELRFVTLDGAAVRASCGLLLGADAMLEAGSARGDLLIPGGSVEPLLTHNHLLDIIRDRKANPNEHRLISICSGALILAAAGVLDDREATTHWTRSKDIQAYDQVRWDLDKIFCISGNVFTSAGVTTGIDLALHIIRQDCGAKVALDCARELVIQLRRSGGQSQFAVHLPSQFSDSTDLSKLIEQVVSQPENNWTIDALSRVGNMNERTLSRRFKREMSCTPSQFVERVRVDHARGLLLEGLALKLVAARSGFGDLQRMRRAFKRRFGLDIRQYLENFGQ
- a CDS encoding LysE family translocator, with protein sequence MSSIDLDSAAAVLFAIAATGLLGSPGPAIAALLAVGRTFGLKDGMRFYLGLQLGLGTAAAISAAGLISLFVAFPAVQTVMVIIATAYLLYLAWKIGSAPVSPKAQQKPQPPRGGFLMAGVVLGMTNPKAYVAFASLMGSYTLVTNSVTADGVWKWGIVVTVMIVVDILWLLAGVLLGRANLPPFAERVLNLSLALMILLAALLAFL
- a CDS encoding MFS transporter — encoded protein: MTGLSLLQNRNFFGLLTANTVLGSAMPILIILGGLAGLMLAPNTALATLPASVQTLAGLVCAAPISLLMGRLGRKLGFFLGGALAILGAVLGAYALMAASFVLLCLAHFMLGIALASYQYFRFAAAEVVEAAWQPVAISLMLTSGLVAAFLGPQVFIAAKDAYAGIPLLGAYLAIAALSVAGVVPLVFVRIPKTSSPLEKGTSSRHLAWSALRRPEVRGAILAGALAQGVMVFLMVPTPIAMIGCGFDEAIAGDVIRWHVVAMFAPSFFTGFLIKRFGAIRIVLLGFAMLIASACIAASGIASQHFYLSLILLGTGWNFGFIGATSMLAACVTIPEKPAVQGLNDTLIALSSTVFAFLAGAIIAVYSWPILAGIGLAIVLLGLAGLLVTGRIQRRAGAN